A window from Cryobacterium sp. PAMC25264 encodes these proteins:
- a CDS encoding class I SAM-dependent RNA methyltransferase — translation MGTNTNNQARQGNPEGEIGTELELDVTNVAHGGIFVARHEGRVVFVSDTMPGERVRARLTDANKKSFWRAETVEVLEAAPERQPHIWAAAAIDRDPADRAGGAEFGHIELGHQRELKRQVLADALHRMAGIDTDVTVEPVAVAADASPGDAMDGTGWRTRVRLHVTDSGIVGPYAARSHRVIPVDDLPLAVHALEMAAPLDRLFAGAASVDVVAPSVGPVQILPAEQDDKGRRRRTAPNPITELVGDREFRLDAAGFWQVHARAAETLFSAVQDAIDPDLFDPKAANLDLYGGVGLLAAAVGERFGPSVRITSVESDAQATGYAAENLAEWVGAAAQTDRVDRFLAGLARDAKNADQGRQQAATVVLDPPRSGAGADVVDKLAFLSPAQVVYVACDPVALARDIALFAGYGYTLKSLRAFDLFPNTHHVEAVALLTK, via the coding sequence ATGGGCACCAACACCAATAATCAGGCACGACAGGGCAATCCCGAAGGCGAAATCGGCACCGAGCTCGAGCTCGACGTCACAAACGTAGCCCACGGCGGCATCTTCGTGGCCCGGCACGAGGGCCGGGTGGTCTTCGTCAGCGACACCATGCCGGGTGAGCGGGTGCGCGCGCGGTTGACCGACGCGAACAAGAAGAGCTTCTGGCGCGCCGAGACCGTCGAGGTCCTCGAGGCCGCCCCGGAACGCCAGCCGCACATCTGGGCCGCCGCGGCCATCGACCGTGACCCGGCCGACCGAGCCGGCGGCGCCGAATTCGGCCATATCGAACTCGGCCACCAGCGTGAACTCAAGCGTCAGGTGCTCGCCGACGCCCTACACCGCATGGCCGGCATCGACACCGACGTCACCGTCGAGCCGGTTGCGGTGGCGGCGGATGCGTCGCCCGGTGACGCTATGGACGGCACAGGCTGGCGCACCCGGGTGCGCCTGCACGTGACCGACAGCGGAATCGTCGGCCCCTATGCGGCCCGGTCGCACCGGGTGATCCCGGTCGACGACCTGCCGCTGGCCGTGCACGCCCTCGAGATGGCCGCGCCGCTGGACCGGTTGTTCGCCGGTGCAGCCTCCGTCGACGTCGTGGCTCCCAGCGTGGGCCCCGTGCAGATCCTGCCCGCCGAGCAGGACGACAAGGGCCGCCGCCGCCGCACCGCCCCGAACCCGATCACCGAGCTCGTCGGCGACCGGGAATTCCGGCTCGACGCCGCCGGCTTCTGGCAGGTGCACGCCCGCGCCGCCGAAACCCTCTTCAGCGCCGTGCAGGACGCCATCGACCCCGACCTGTTCGACCCGAAGGCGGCCAACCTCGACCTCTACGGCGGGGTGGGTCTTCTCGCTGCCGCCGTCGGGGAGCGATTCGGCCCGTCCGTGCGGATCACCTCGGTGGAAAGCGACGCGCAGGCCACCGGGTACGCCGCAGAGAACCTGGCCGAATGGGTCGGCGCCGCTGCCCAGACCGACCGGGTCGACAGGTTCCTGGCCGGCCTCGCCCGCGATGCGAAAAACGCAGACCAGGGCCGCCAGCAGGCCGCCACCGTGGTCCTCGACCCGCCGCGTTCGGGTGCGGGGGCGGATGTGGTCGACAAGCTGGCCTTCCTCTCGCCCGCCCAGGTGGTCTACGTGGCCTGCGACCCCGTTGCCCTGGCGCGGGACATCGCGCTGTTCGCCGGGTACGGGTACACGCTCAAGAGCCTGCGCGCGTTCGACCTGTTTCCCAATACCCACCACGTCGAGGCCGTCGCACTGCTGACCAAATAG
- a CDS encoding response regulator transcription factor, translating to MTELDAAPDLVDHPVRVGIADDHESVRLGIKAACENAGFEVVFAAATVRELVDGISTRTVDVIVLDLSLGDGSLVTDNVHLARTTGASVLVHSIADRVALVREALAAGAAGVIPKSSPTTTVMAAVASVARGDVLNNLEWATAIDADRDFAKAQLGRRERDVLHLYASGLPLKMVAMQLGIAHSTAREYLDRIRVKYVEVGRPAPTKVDLLRRAVEDGILPGLDPDGGDGRS from the coding sequence GTGACCGAGCTTGACGCAGCGCCCGACCTGGTCGACCACCCCGTACGGGTGGGAATCGCCGACGACCACGAGTCGGTGCGTCTGGGCATCAAGGCCGCGTGCGAGAACGCCGGCTTCGAGGTGGTCTTCGCGGCCGCCACTGTGCGGGAACTCGTCGACGGTATCTCCACCCGGACGGTCGACGTGATCGTGCTCGACCTGTCCCTCGGGGATGGCTCCCTGGTCACCGACAACGTGCACCTGGCCCGTACCACCGGGGCGTCGGTGCTCGTGCACAGCATCGCGGACCGGGTCGCCCTGGTGCGGGAGGCCCTCGCTGCCGGCGCGGCAGGCGTGATCCCCAAGTCGTCGCCGACAACCACGGTGATGGCCGCCGTCGCCTCCGTCGCCCGCGGCGATGTGCTCAACAACCTCGAATGGGCCACAGCGATCGACGCCGACCGGGACTTCGCCAAGGCGCAGCTGGGCCGCAGGGAGCGGGACGTCCTGCACCTGTACGCCTCCGGCCTGCCGTTGAAGATGGTCGCCATGCAGCTCGGTATCGCGCACTCCACCGCCCGTGAGTACCTGGACCGGATCCGGGTCAAGTACGTGGAGGTGGGCCGCCCGGCGCCCACGAAGGTGGACCTGTTGCGGCGGGCCGTGGAAGACGGCATCCTGCCCGGGCTGGACCCGGACGGCGGGGATGGGCGCTCCTAG